A single region of the Triticum dicoccoides isolate Atlit2015 ecotype Zavitan chromosome 2B, WEW_v2.0, whole genome shotgun sequence genome encodes:
- the LOC119365751 gene encoding polyadenylate-binding protein RBP45-like — translation MMQPPSQPQPGMGAPMPPQGAGGQPPHWGAIPPPMPHYAQPPPQQQPPPQAMWGQPPPQAAPYGQVPAPQQYYAAPQVPAAPAASDEVRTLWIGDLQYWMDENYIYSCFANTGEFQSVKLIRDKQTGQLQGYGFVEFASHAAAERVLQSFNGQMMPNVELAYRLNWASAGEKRDDTPDYTIFVGDLAADVTDYMLQETFRVHYPSVKGAKVVTDKMTMRSKGYGFVKFGDPTEQARAMTEMNGMPCSSRPMRIGPAANRKTTGVQERVPIPNTNTQGAQSDNDPNNTTIFVGGLDPNVTEDALKQVFAPYGEVVHVKIPVGKRCGFVQYANRPSAEQALQLLQGTLVGGQNVRLSWGRSPSNKQTQPQEASQWGAGAAAGAAGGYYAGYGQGYEAYGQGYAQPQDPNMYGYGAYAGYPNYQQPAAAPQPPPPQQ, via the exons ATGATGCAGCCGCCGTCGCAGCCGCAGCCGGGCATGGGCGCCCCCATGCCGCCGCAGGGCGCCGGAGGGCAGCCGCCGCACTGGGGCGCGATCCCGCCGCCGATGCCCCACTACGCGCAGCCGCCCCcgcagcagcagccgccgccgcaggCCATGTGGGGCCAGCCGCCGCCCCAGGCCGCGCCCTACGGCCAGGTGCCCGCCCCGCAGCAGTACTACGCCGCGCCGCAGgtccccgccgcccccgccgcctcggACGAGGTCAGGACGCTCTGGATCGGGGACCTCCAGTACTGGATGGACGAGAACTACATCTACAGCTGCTTCGCCAACACCGGGGAG TTCCAATCTGTCAAGCTTATCCGTGACAAGCAAACTGGACAGCTTCAGGGCTATGGCTTTGTCGAGTTTGCAAGCCATGCAGCCGCTGAGCGAGTTCTTCAGTCATTCAATGGTCAGATGATGCCAAATGTTGAGTTGGCATACAGACTGAACTGGGCCAGTGCTGGTGAAAAGCGGGATGATACCCCGGACTATACAATCTTTGTTGGGGATTTGGCAGCTGATGTTACAGACTACATGTTACAGGAGACATTCAGGGTCCATTACCCTTCAGTGAAGGGCGCGAAGGTTGTAACTGACAAGATGACAATGCGTTCAAAGGGTTATGGGTTTGTGAAGTTTGGTGATCCTACAGAGCAAGCTCGTGCCATGACTGAAATGAATGGCATGCCCTGTTCTTCCAGACCCATGCGCATTGGTCCAGCAGCAAATAGAAAGACAACAGGGGTTCAGGAGAGAG TACCAATTCCAAATACAAATACTCAAGGAGCTCAGTCTGACAATGATCCTAACAATACCACC ATATTTGTTGGTGGCCTTGACCCCAATGTCACTGAAGATGCCTTGAAACAAGTGTTTGCTCCATATGGGGAAGTCGTCCATGTCAAGATCCCTGTTGGGAAGAGATGTGGCTTTGTTCAGTATGCTAACAG GCCTTCTGCTGAGCAAGCTCTGCAATTGCTGCAAGGGACCTTGGTTGGTGGTCAGAATGTGAGGCTTTCATGGGGACGGAGCCCTTCAAACAAACAAACTCAG CCTCAGGAAGCCAGCCAGTGGGGTGCTGGCGCTGCTGCTGGTGCTGCTGGTGGTTACTATGCTGGATATGGACAAGGCTATGAGGCTTATGGACAAGGGTATGCACAGCCCCAAGACCCTAACATGTATGGTTATGGAGCCTATGCTGGTTATCCCAACTACCAACAACCAGCAGCGGCACCACAGCCACCGCCACCGCAACAG TGA
- the LOC119365752 gene encoding uncharacterized protein LOC119365752 isoform X1 → MARPKKAKAAPAQAPPAVCEALLLATVCMVGLPVEVQVRDGSAYAGVFHTASLDAGYGVVLKKARKIANGKDNANLVLGAFVDTLVVLPDDLVQVIAKDLSLATKDISKTTACDVVAASGLMQPQTSHLGDPKASRQVEKCSRLCQNSDTSTGKVAPMNSNAANVGSPVEHIVPNWNAIPVSAGIVSKDGNVANSVLATPVVASNVKTSQPVNNSSIKAVMSSKTTAKESKLNPHAKVFAPSFSSSRPVLAAAPPVNPNYISNSVPGVPTGVPVFQTHSHPGSSSLSSKVVHYNNLAPGNFGISSQYVQSVVGHNVGRLDPARLGTPYHPLQVGSTYISPSPQPMVDGKFSPVVYVHPVSQDAMRGTPVMSQVWPRPLLLNSHQASLQKFQAGTAPFFGAPPVMATGNLPMVMPSPATLVQPFQAIHPIMVPSATSMYPGKYM, encoded by the exons ATGGCCCGCCCCAAAAAGGCCAAGGCGGCGCCGGCGCAGGCGCCGCCGGCCGTCTGCGAGGCGCTGCTGCTGGCGACCGTCTGCATGGTCGGCCTCCCCGTCGAGGTCCAGGTCCGCGACGGATCCGCCTACGCCGGCGTCTTCCACACCGCCTCCCTCGACGCCGGATACG GTGTTGTGCTAAAGAAAGCAAGGAAGATCGCAAACGGAAAGGACAATGCCAATCTAGTGCTGGGAGCTTTCGTGGACACTCTTGTTGTTCTCCCAGATGATCTTGTGCAAGTGATTGCAAAG GACTTATCCCTTGCTACTAAAGATATTTCTAAAACTACTGCTTGTGATGTGGTGGCAGCCAGTGGATTGATGCAGCCTCAAACTTCACATTTGGGAGACCCAAAAGCATCCAG ACAGGTTGAGAAGTGCAGCAGGCTGTGTCAGAATAGTGATACCTCCACTGGGAAAGTTGCTCCAA TGAACAGTAATGCTGCAAATGTTGGCTCTCCAGTTGAACATATAGTGCCAAATTGGAATGCAATTCCAGTTTCTGCTGGTATTGTATCAAAAGATGGAAATGTTGCTAATTCAGTTTTAGCTACTCCTGTGGTAGCTTCAAATGTTAAAACATCTCAACCAGTCAACAATTCATCTATTAAAGCTGTCATGTCAAGCAAAACCACTGCTAAG GAATCCAAACTCAATCCCCATGCTAAGGTCTTCGCTCCATCTTTTTCAAGTTCCAGACCAGTACTTGCAGCTGCACCCCCTGTTAACCCAAACTATATCTCAAACTCGGTTCCTGGAGTTCCAACTGGCGTACCTGTATTTCAAACTCACTCGCATCCAGGCAGTTCGTCTTTATCTAGCAAGGTTGTTCATTATAATAACCTGGCTCCTGGAAACTTTGGAATTTCATCTCAATATGTCCAATCA GTTGTGGGGCATAATGTCGGAAGGCTAGATCCTGCAAGACTCGGTACACCATATCACCCCTTGCAAGTGGGATCAACCTATATCAGCCCTAGTCCTCAGCCT ATGGTCGATGGGAAGTTCAGTCCTGTTGTTTATGTTCATCCAGTTTCTCAG GATGCTATGCGTGGAACACCAGTCATGTCCCAAGTATGGCCTCGCCCTTTGCTGTTGAACTCGCATCAAGCTAGCTTGCAAAAGTTTCAAG CAGGCACTGCCCCGTTCTTTGGGGCTCCGCCGGTCATGGCAACCGGGAACCTGCCCATGGTGATGCCGAGCCCTGCAACGCTTGTGCAGCCATTCCAGGCCATTCATCCAATCATGGTTCCTTCGGCGACCAGTATGTATCCAGGCAAATACATGTAA
- the LOC119365752 gene encoding uncharacterized protein LOC119365752 isoform X2 — translation MARPKKAKAAPAQAPPAVCEALLLATVCMVGLPVEVQVRDGSAYAGVFHTASLDAGYGVVLKKARKIANGKDNANLVLGAFVDTLVVLPDDLVQVIAKDLSLATKDISKTTACDVVAASGLMQPQTSHLGDPKASRQVEKCSRLCQNSDTSTGKVAPMNSNAANVGSPVEHIVPNWNAIPVSAGIVSKDGNVANSVLATPVVASNVKTSQPVNNSSIKAVMSSKTTAKESKLNPHAKVFAPSFSSSRPVLAAAPPVNPNYISNSVPGVPTGVPVFQTHSHPGSSSLSSKVVHYNNLAPGNFGISSQYVQSVVGHNVGRLDPARLGTPYHPLQVGSTYISPSPQPMVDGKFSPVVYVHPVSQDAMRGTPVMSQVWPRPLLLNSHQASLQKFQGTAPFFGAPPVMATGNLPMVMPSPATLVQPFQAIHPIMVPSATSMYPGKYM, via the exons ATGGCCCGCCCCAAAAAGGCCAAGGCGGCGCCGGCGCAGGCGCCGCCGGCCGTCTGCGAGGCGCTGCTGCTGGCGACCGTCTGCATGGTCGGCCTCCCCGTCGAGGTCCAGGTCCGCGACGGATCCGCCTACGCCGGCGTCTTCCACACCGCCTCCCTCGACGCCGGATACG GTGTTGTGCTAAAGAAAGCAAGGAAGATCGCAAACGGAAAGGACAATGCCAATCTAGTGCTGGGAGCTTTCGTGGACACTCTTGTTGTTCTCCCAGATGATCTTGTGCAAGTGATTGCAAAG GACTTATCCCTTGCTACTAAAGATATTTCTAAAACTACTGCTTGTGATGTGGTGGCAGCCAGTGGATTGATGCAGCCTCAAACTTCACATTTGGGAGACCCAAAAGCATCCAG ACAGGTTGAGAAGTGCAGCAGGCTGTGTCAGAATAGTGATACCTCCACTGGGAAAGTTGCTCCAA TGAACAGTAATGCTGCAAATGTTGGCTCTCCAGTTGAACATATAGTGCCAAATTGGAATGCAATTCCAGTTTCTGCTGGTATTGTATCAAAAGATGGAAATGTTGCTAATTCAGTTTTAGCTACTCCTGTGGTAGCTTCAAATGTTAAAACATCTCAACCAGTCAACAATTCATCTATTAAAGCTGTCATGTCAAGCAAAACCACTGCTAAG GAATCCAAACTCAATCCCCATGCTAAGGTCTTCGCTCCATCTTTTTCAAGTTCCAGACCAGTACTTGCAGCTGCACCCCCTGTTAACCCAAACTATATCTCAAACTCGGTTCCTGGAGTTCCAACTGGCGTACCTGTATTTCAAACTCACTCGCATCCAGGCAGTTCGTCTTTATCTAGCAAGGTTGTTCATTATAATAACCTGGCTCCTGGAAACTTTGGAATTTCATCTCAATATGTCCAATCA GTTGTGGGGCATAATGTCGGAAGGCTAGATCCTGCAAGACTCGGTACACCATATCACCCCTTGCAAGTGGGATCAACCTATATCAGCCCTAGTCCTCAGCCT ATGGTCGATGGGAAGTTCAGTCCTGTTGTTTATGTTCATCCAGTTTCTCAG GATGCTATGCGTGGAACACCAGTCATGTCCCAAGTATGGCCTCGCCCTTTGCTGTTGAACTCGCATCAAGCTAGCTTGCAAAAGTTTCAAG GCACTGCCCCGTTCTTTGGGGCTCCGCCGGTCATGGCAACCGGGAACCTGCCCATGGTGATGCCGAGCCCTGCAACGCTTGTGCAGCCATTCCAGGCCATTCATCCAATCATGGTTCCTTCGGCGACCAGTATGTATCCAGGCAAATACATGTAA